CATTTCAGCTGTACTGGATCTATTTATGTAAAAGATAGAAAGAGATCAAGTACAGCCCCCCTACACATCAAGAAACTCACAATCTAGTTGGGAAGAGAAACAATGACAACACAGTATAACCACTGCTTCTTGGAAGGGTTTCTAGAGGGCAGTTCAAGGGAAAAGCATAAAGGTCAGTTCAGAGGACTCAGGAATCTCTGGGCTGAGTTTTAAGGGAAGAGCGAGAGCAAATTATGAAGGAAAGGGCTTGGGAGGCGGGTGTAGAGAGCCTCACTGCAAACACAGAGAGACAAAGCTATTCAGTTCAGTGTGTTGAGAAAAAAAGCAAGACTCGAGGGTGGAGAGAGTAGAGGCAGACATTAGATGCCTTGGATAGCAGTGAAAGAGTTTGAACATTAGAtcaggggaaggaaaggaaaggatttAAATAGGAAAGGAACATCAGGTCCCTTTTAGGAAAATAGCTCTGCACTCCAATTCTTCAATGAGATCTTGATCTTTTTCAGACAGAAACTGTCTTGATTCATTTGCCTCAACAGGTGTGTGGCTAAAGGAAGAAGGAAACGGGGTCACAAGGCTAGGGTAGCTGCTCGAGGTCGAGGGGTGACTCTCTAAGCAGAATTCTGCCCAACACCAGAACCTTCATGAACGTGGGGGGAACTGACCTTGACTAGGATGACTATAATCACGATCAAAACCAGAAGGCCCCCAACACTGCTTTTAATGATGAGAGACAGAGAATACGCCTCCTCATCTTTCAGGAGGATGACAGTGATCTGCAACAAAACACAGAGATCACCCTGTAAGTCAGGTGAagcaaaatgaagtgaaaattcCACATTATTTTAAGAAGCGAAATATGAGAACTTGGCAACATACCGTGTATTGATCAAGACTGACAACAGTAAAGCAAAAAGCTAAACCTTTCCTGATGCAGTATTTAAAATTATCTAATGAGATTTCTGGTTTCTGGTTCCACATGTAAGGGGCTTGGAAGTCACCACTCCATGCTAACAAGGAAAAAGGTGACCAGATTGGAAAATCAACAACTTTTCTTGGATCCCTAAGAGAGGGGAGGACACCAGGCAAACCTGCTGCCACCAAGAgcagagggacagacagacagatggacacaGAGAGCAGAGGCTCACCACCGCCAGGGAAGGAAATCCTGAACTGCAACGGATGGACTGCTGTAAGCACGACAGTGATGACTCTGGGGCTGCAAACTCCGGGGAACCCAGCCACTGGGGTGAGGTTACTCCAGGCACTTGACCAGGTTCCCACAGTCAATGCTGGAGAAAAAACCCTTCATGCTTCCAGCAGGGAACAGAAAAGGAATCACTTTGAAATAAGCCAAAGAACTCTGATCTGAACAAGGACTGGGCTCAGGGGAAAACAGTTAACCCTAGCCTAACCTGCTGGATATAATGAGAGCCTAACTGTTCTGGGGGAAGGGAAGTGCCCAACTCAAGCCCACTCTAGCTATCCTGTCCCACAGAAACAGTGAGGAAGTTCACAGGCCAGACGCCCAGGCTCATTAAAAGACTGAGCCCTAATTACAGAACCACAGagcacctcccctccccacacctcaCTACATTAATGAAGGTCTGCCTACAGAAGTTCCTTTTACCTGGTACAGCATTTCCAGCTATCAAAAGAAAATTATCGGGTACaccaaaaggcaaaaaaacaaaatttaaaaagagagagtaaGCACCAGAACCAGATATGCCAAGAATGTTAGAATTATCAGACTGGCAATTTAAAACCACCACGATGAATATGCTAAGGGCTCCAAAGGATAGAACAGACAGCACACAAGAACAAACAGCAGACGGGCAATGTAAGCAGAGAGACTGAGACCCTAAGAAAGAACCAGAGAGAAATATTAGAGATGAACAGCTGCTGTGATGGGAACAAAGAATGCCTTCGATGTACACATCAGTagactggacatggctgagcaaagAATCTCTGAGCTAGGTAGAGCAACAGaatcttcaaaaaacaaagagaacaaaaactggaggtggggtgaggggaggagtaAACCAGAGGACAGGAAAGTGATCTGATGACCAAAATACTTCATACAAACTATTCTGGTCTCTTATCTAGCAGTCCGTCAGGAGACTGACCttctggttgtgtgtgtgtgtgagagagagagtctgaaccaggcacgggttcaatccctggtgggggaacgaagagcccatgtgccatgTGCCGTGTGGCccgaaaaacaagaaaaagaaagaaaaggaagtcacGGGAAGAAAAACTCCTTTTACTACTGACCTCTTGGCTTCCTATTCTGTATTCTGCCATGTGAAAATGTACTGCTGGGAGAGGTGGCGACTTTAGGCCAGGCACAAGGGAAGGCATCGCCAGCACATAGTCAGGAAAGCTCAAGATTTGAAGGAGCCCGGCCACTGACACCGGTCTGCCTCCACCCCCAGATAAACACAAGAGGCCTTTAAGGCACattagtttggttttttttgcaGCTGAAATGCACTTAAAACTTAGCTTCGGGTACTgaatttcaaaaaaggaaaatcatcaTGGAGACTCTACAATAAAAGCACCAGTAAGTAAAGGGGGAACacttatacataaataaatgacttAAGAATGTGCATATAAGACACTGTTAATAGGAACTCTTTTGGGGAGGAGGGAATCCAGGGTGTGGGAGACAGGGAGTGAAGGAATCACTATTTTTCATTTGGGATCTTTGCATAAgacttggattttcttttttttttttttaatctgtgcaATGATATAATGGGAACACTTCTCTTTCTTCCACATCATTTTCTGTATCAGACacactcaaaaataaacaaatgttatttCTGACATGTCTAGAGAACTGTGcctttcccctcctccaggaaggaaaGCAGAGGAGCTAATGTTGAGCAATCCACTCTCACCCTCTTGACACTCAGGCTTCACTAAAGAGCTCACAGATGGACCATTTCTGGCACTAGCAGCTGCCTAGGGCAAGTGTCAACAAGAACGACAGCCCCGCGGGGGCACACACAGTCTTCAGCCCACAGATCACAAAGGTCAAAGGTCAGTCTGACTTGCAGTCACATGTTAAACCTCTGCAAAACGAATCCAAGGGTTCCAGGACTTAGTTTAAGacttataagaggaaaaaaaaaaaagaaaagacataagaGAATTGTGCACTCATGAGTATTGTAACCATGGGACACTGTAACTAAACACTGGTATCACATACTAGCAAGCGAGTTAatacatataagaaaaaaaaattctcaactaggaaataaaaaaaaatttttcaaatcaaAGTATATATAGTTAGGTGTTGATTCCAGCCTAGTTATAACAACTGAGACTTCCTCTGCTTAGGCCTCTTATTCAGTTGCCTcatttcagagacagaaaaactTAGGCAGAACCTGAGTAACTCAAGGTCATGGAGACAGCTGGTTGCAGAGTCAAGAGCAGAGGTAATAAGACTGAAACAGGAAGAGGGCAATAGCAAGTGCCTATTTGTACAAGGGCGCTAAAGCCAGGCACAGGCTTCCCAGGACAACAcccagaaaatagaaaacagcCAGGGATTACCTTAGTTCTGTGGTTCTCTGTGTTGAGCCCCTCATACAGAGATTTGTTGAAAGATATTTCACCAAGGATCTGCAGCTCAGTCACATCTCTTAGTAACTATaagatggggaagaaaaaaagtgaaacataTTTTAGACATGGAcctactacatttttttttttttggagttaacttttttttttaattggagtatagttgatttaaaatagaCTTCTAAAAAAAATGGACTTACAATTCCTGGACAGCATCATTCCTTACGTTTCTGTTTTTTggtcaaggcatgtgggatcttagttccccgaccagggatcgaacctataccccctgcactggagggcaaagtcttaaccactggactgccaaggaaaccgccccccccccccttcTCATCTTTCCCTTTAAATGtgttccttctccagtattcctCAAGTCTAATGAATGGCCTCAGCAACCACTAAGTTTCCCAAGCCAGAAACCTAGTTAAAACTCAACTTCTTTTCCCTTATCCTTTACCCCACACCACACTCCCATGCCCAAGTCAGTTcttgatgattctttttttttttcagtctctcttAACACCTGTCCCTTTTCCGCCATTCTCACTGCTACTTCTTCAGCTCAGATCCCATCATTCTCACCTGGATCATCACAAGATGTTAAACTTGACTTTAGTTCCTACTTTTGAATGAGTGATCAGGCAAAGTCTAGCTAAGAAGGTAATATGTgaattaaatataagaaaaaagcaCACACATGAAGATCTAGGAGAAAAGCTGTCTCATGCAGAAGGAGCAGCAAGTACAAAGGTCCAGTGGCTAGAACAATAGCAGCAAGCTGGAGTCTAAGAAGCAGGGAAGACGAAAGTATTAGGAGATGGAGGAGTAAGTGGAGACCAGATCATAGGATGCCTGGGACACCactgaaaaagacaaattttagTCTAAGTGtatacagttgtttttttttaaaagccgaTAAGTGGCAtagtgtttgcttttaaaaaatagctgcTCCATGAAGAATGTCTGTGAAGGACACGGCAAAAGCACAGGCAAGAAAAGCAGGGAGGCGGCTACCGCAGTGAATCCAGCAAGAGGTGGTGACCTGAACAACAGCGGAGACAGACAGAAGTGAATGGATTTAGAATAtatctgggggtggggatggggcagaaTGACAGAGTTGGCTGCTGGAACAGATAAGGGGATGTAAGAAAAAGGagttcggacttccctggtggtccagtggctaagactcagagctcccaatgcagggaacatgggtcggatccctggtcagggaactagatcctgcaagccacaattaagacctggtgcagccaaataagtaaataaatatttttttaaaaaatttttttaaggaaaaggagtCGCCACAAGGAATTCCTAGAATTCCTAGTAAGTCAGCAGTGTAAGGGcatcccagatggctcagaggtaaagaatccgcctgccaatgctggagcaGCAgcagacgcgggttccatccctggttcgtgaagatcccctggaggaggaaatggcaacccactccagtattcttgtcaggataatcccatggacagaggagcctggtgggctgcagtccgccggaacgcagagtcggacaccccTGAGCACGCAAGCAACTCGTAAGTTACCCTAGTTAGTTACCCTGAGAGAGTGGGGAAGCAACAGGCTGGAGCAGAAGGTGGATCAACAGACCTGTTTTGGACACTTTATATTTGGAGATGCTATTAATATTATCGTTTCCAGGGAAGATGCCCGAGAAACGTGGATTAATCAAATCCTAAGTACCTGCTTTAGCTGATTCAAGGAGAGCTCTGCAGCCAcggttacattttctttatccgaGGTGACCTTACAGCTTACTGAATGCCATTCTTCCACAAGCTGAAAGAGGATGGGTGTTAATTAGCACGATCTGTTTATGGGGTGGAAAAGCTGGGAATTTTAACACTTAGCACACAGACAACCTCAAGGTCGAGGAATAAAGGGTGTGAGCAGTTTCTGCCCTCATTTGGTTCCAGCAAAGCCGCAACCCTGGCAAACGTGAGCCGGTGAAGAGACTAAGGGGCGCCTCAGGAACGTTCGGCCTGTGCTTTCAGGGGAAGTCTCGGCAAAGTACAATCCCGGCGTCTCAAGGCACCCGCTTCAGGCCGTCCTCCCTCCCCCATGACCCCCTCTCTCCGGTCTTTGGGATGACTGCGCTCACCTGAACCAGGTCGCTCCCACAAACGCGCTCGAGAGCCTGAGTGCACACGGTGTGGGCCTGAAACGACAACCATCTCAGTCCATCCCCGCAACACAATGAAAAAGCCAAACCGCCATAGTTACCCGCCCCCTCCCACTTCTCGCGAGATCCGTCATGATTGCGCGGACGGCCGGGCGCTAGGACCCGGCGGGCAGGCGCCTCCGCGTCTCGAGGAAGTCTCGCGGTGTTAGCATTTGAACTACCTGGCGGGTGCAGGCCATGGCGGCGTCACTCCCGCTACCCGCGAGTGGGCTCTTCCGAACGTACGGGGCAGCCGGCGGCGGGAGGCCGCGAAGGCGGCCGGGCCTGGCAGCCGTACAGTGGTTCCCGCCGCAGGACCGGAAGCGTTTcttcagcagcagtagcagtgacaCCAGCAGTGGCGGCCCCTCGCAGTCTGTCGTCTCCGACGATCCTGACGACCCCGACTTCCCCGGCAGCCCGGTGGGTCAGCGGCGGAGGCGCGCTGGCGCCCGACTCGCCAAGGGCCGGCCGAGTCAGATCGCGACCCCGAGACGCCTGAGGCTGCGATCGCGGTGCCCGCAAAAGTGCAGCACCCCCTGCGGCGCTCTAGAACCGCCGTCCTTTCCCAAGGGCTCCCTGAGCCCGGACCTCCGTGTGTGCGGCCAGCCCAGGGACGGCGGCGAGCTGGGCACcagtgcctccctgttcagctcTCTGGCCTCTCCCGGCCCCGGGTTCCCTGCGCCAGAAGACAGCATCTGTACCGATCCTTCCACCTTTCTGGATGCAGCCTCAGAAGCTCCGAGCAACTTCCACCTCCCAGAAGCCTCCCTGGACCAGGCACCCCTCCCCTGTTCCCAGGACGCAGCGACAGGAGGAGGCAGGTTCACCAGGTTGGCCCACCAAGCCCAGGCCAGCCTCAGGTCAGCTCTCTTTAGCTTTTTGGACCCAGGAAATCCTGAGGATTCCGAGCTTGGGACAGATGGGAAGAATTTGCAGGAGTTCTGCCATGACAGGGAACtggtggggaggaggctggagagcCCAGGTTTATCAGGCAGGGGTAAGAAGAGGACCACAGACCAGGACTCTTGTCGAGAGATTGAGTCTCAAGAGTCTGTCCAGATAGAATACGAAGAGGCCCGTGGGTGCAAGGGCGGAATCGCATCTGGGAAAAGCAACGGGCTTGAGAGAACCAGGCTAAGCCGAAAAAGGAAGCATCAAGGGACAGCAGAaacctccctcctccatccccgcCAGGTTACAAAAGGCCAAAAGATGGAAGATGGCTCATGCGTCACCCAGGACTTGACTCGTTTACAGAATGCCTGCTCTTGGACCAAAACCAGAGCCTCCTTCAGTTTCCACAAGAAGAAGATCGTGACAGCTGTGTCTGAAGTATGCAGCTGCGACACCTTGGCCGGTTCTCTGTCTGAGTCCCTCATGTCAGAATATTCACACCACCCTGTTCAGAACAGAACAAGCTGTGCTCTGTCCCCCTGGCACTCCTCCTCTATGTATTTGCTAACCCCCTTAAAGACACAGCAGGTCACAGACAAAAGGACATCTGATGCAGAAAAGCTTTATGGGGAATGCAATCAGGTGGGCCCCATCCCCTTCAGCGACTACCTCTCCGAAGAAAAACTGGAATGCTGTGAGAAGATTGGAGAAGGGGTGTTTGGCGAAGTGTTTCAAACAGTTACTAACCACACACCTGTAGCCCTAAAAATCATTGCTATCGAAGGACAGGACTTAGTCAATGGAGCTCACCAGAAAACTTTTGAGGAAATCCTGCCAGAAATCATCATCTCCAAAGAGCTGAGCCTCTTGTCTGATGAGGCATGCAACCGCACAGAAGGCTTCATTGGGCTGAACTCGGTACACTGCGTTCAAGGATCTTACCCTCCCTTGCTCCTCCAAGCCTGGGATCACTATCACTCAACCAAAGGGTCTGCAAACGACCGGCCTGACTTTTTCGGGGAAGACCAGCTCTTCATCGTGCTGGAATTTGAGTTTGGAGGGATCGACCTAGAGCAGATGAGAAAGAAGCTGTCCTCCATTGCCACTGCCAAGAGCATTCTGCACCAGATCACCGCCTCCCTTGCCGTGGCTGAGGCCTCACTGCACTTTGAGCACCGAGACTTGCACTGGGGGAACGTGCTCTTAAAGAAGACCAGCCTCAAAGAGCTCCACTACACCCTCAATGGAAAGACGAGCTCCATCCCCACCCGAGGGCTGCAAGTCAACATCATCGACTACACCCTGTCCCGCTTGGAGCGGGATGGGATTGTGGTTTTCTGTGACATCTCCAGGGACGAGGACCTGTTTATGGGACAAGGCGACTACCAGTTTGAGATCTACAGGCTGAtgaggaaagaaaacaacaactgCTGGGGTGAATATCACCCATATAACAACGTGCTCTGGCTACATTACCTCACAGATAAGATCCTGAATCAGATGACCTTCAAGTCCAAACATAACACCCCCGCCTTGAAGCGAATGAAGAAACAGATCCAGCATTTCTATCAGACTATGCTGAACTTCAGCTCTGCCACGGACCTGCTCTGCCAGCATAGTCTGTTTAAGTAAGCCGGGGGTTCTGACCACCCCCAAAGGAGAGGGCGTGGAACTGGAAGCCCCTGATGCTGTTTTTAACCTCTGTCCCCACAGCAGCGTGGGATTCCTGCTCTTACAAGTTTCCAATCAGCTGTTCAAACAAGAATTTTGTTTCCAAGTGGAAACTGACATGTTTAAACTTaacaaatattctttgaaaataaactatATGTGAGAACACCATTTACAACTGAAAAGCCCTTTTTCTGTCAGCAGACTTCATTTTGTAAATTCCTTTCCACAGTTTCCTTTTTGAACCTCAACATTTTATGTAGCctgaacagaaaagaagaaaatcaggaaCACCCAAGGCCTCAGCTGTCACACTGCTAAGAGCCTGTTCCTGTAGGTGTCATAAGGCTGGCTTTGGGAACCACACTACAGATGAGTCAACTAAGAGCAAAGAGGCTGTACCACAGCAGAGTCCCAGGCATATAGACTGGGAGACAGGAAAAGCAGAAGGTAGACAATTTGTAGGAAGAAGTGCCACATGTTTATCAATCTCATTTGCCAATCACAGAGAAGCAGAATTTATCCATGattttcaaagggaaaataaatgtcTCCATGGCTACTAAAAAGGTTGAATTTTGCTTACTTTTTTCATCAAGGGAAGAAAAATCGAAATGTCAGTTTGGGCTGAGTAGTTAATATTCCTTACGAATATGACTTGGGTAATTTACTCCTAAAATGCGTTCCCAGGTTAACTCATCTTTTTTCTACTCCTTTTTCTAGAGTTCTAGTTTTTATACCTTTGAGAATCCATAGCCACTCTGGAAAGAGATGTGATTGTGATACAGAACTGCCTCTATGTACCTGAATCTTGGTCAGGTTCGTCACTGTTAGGAACTGGAAACCTTGTAATTTAACTGGAATACAAATTTGCAGCTGGAACTCAGCTCCAAAGAGGTTCTCCCCATGTATCTACAAGATAAAATCCAAGCGGAAAGTCACGGCTGGTGTTGTTTTGCCACCTGTTGGCTTTGCGATGATAAGTAGAGCACTTACGTTGAAGAGGAACTCTTTGTGGTGGGAAGACCCCTGGCTTGTGTTCATGTACATCACTGAGGGTCTGCAGTTGAGAGGACATGGGTTAGGCCTCAGGGCccctttctcattttaaataaacCTCAGTGCTATCAATTGGACACACTAAGAGGATCCTTAATTCTTAAGAGAGATCAAAGTTGAATAGCAAAATGTTGAGCAGTGGTGGGGCAGTTGGGATCAGGTTAGAATATTTGAATTCAGTCCCTTCAGGCTGGTTCTGTATCCGATTATCATTCCTCAGGGTGGCcttactttttctcttcctttcttcctaatCCCTTAagtcctctcttccctccttagCATCCCATCAGTTCCCTTTGGTATCAAAACCTGTTGGCACTGTTCCTCCTTTGATTACAGCCAC
The DNA window shown above is from Bos javanicus breed banteng chromosome 19, ARS-OSU_banteng_1.0, whole genome shotgun sequence and carries:
- the HASPIN gene encoding serine/threonine-protein kinase haspin, with amino-acid sequence MAASLPLPASGLFRTYGAAGGGRPRRRPGLAAVQWFPPQDRKRFFSSSSSDTSSGGPSQSVVSDDPDDPDFPGSPVGQRRRRAGARLAKGRPSQIATPRRLRLRSRCPQKCSTPCGALEPPSFPKGSLSPDLRVCGQPRDGGELGTSASLFSSLASPGPGFPAPEDSICTDPSTFLDAASEAPSNFHLPEASLDQAPLPCSQDAATGGGRFTRLAHQAQASLRSALFSFLDPGNPEDSELGTDGKNLQEFCHDRELVGRRLESPGLSGRGKKRTTDQDSCREIESQESVQIEYEEARGCKGGIASGKSNGLERTRLSRKRKHQGTAETSLLHPRQVTKGQKMEDGSCVTQDLTRLQNACSWTKTRASFSFHKKKIVTAVSEVCSCDTLAGSLSESLMSEYSHHPVQNRTSCALSPWHSSSMYLLTPLKTQQVTDKRTSDAEKLYGECNQVGPIPFSDYLSEEKLECCEKIGEGVFGEVFQTVTNHTPVALKIIAIEGQDLVNGAHQKTFEEILPEIIISKELSLLSDEACNRTEGFIGLNSVHCVQGSYPPLLLQAWDHYHSTKGSANDRPDFFGEDQLFIVLEFEFGGIDLEQMRKKLSSIATAKSILHQITASLAVAEASLHFEHRDLHWGNVLLKKTSLKELHYTLNGKTSSIPTRGLQVNIIDYTLSRLERDGIVVFCDISRDEDLFMGQGDYQFEIYRLMRKENNNCWGEYHPYNNVLWLHYLTDKILNQMTFKSKHNTPALKRMKKQIQHFYQTMLNFSSATDLLCQHSLFK